Proteins encoded in a region of the Plasmodium knowlesi strain H genome assembly, contig: PKNH_00_65, whole genome shotgun sequence genome:
- a CDS encoding SICAvar, type I (fragment) — ENFWTANGDVGKLWTELSTAMKANNGNGTTECNQVDSGRTPTDPEKRACNHLTLGFNKLKDSSSNGGQYELLSNPLLRQTVGCFLLKEYAKKMKEDSKCVITSGLKKAFKKWNENITKTGCTGDSPCIECEWNDDSINNCPTATNGGTEEVEKKLNALENDMKTTATNTQNKINDTKTLCQQLQCAAPKWFQNQMINTAGTNSGTANKKTWCEFWEKGVGEVLKEMFEKIASEGQNKERPITINAICRGFGDGNEHSVERKACNHIVAGLQHIKKITTSTASSNDQNKQLLEQAVGCIALNLYADQIIKKSEGKCPIDESKIKKMFDAWNGSNINFSSWTSCSTGDNSCFECGRHPNFNGCELSVSSSLFNTPSSTQNGTCKTDETKVTTQIGGLLNEENKIPQVNKTLSTINKMDSFCSKMQCAAKQYYSKKIKPRGKSTDVSW; from the exons GAAAACTTCTGGACGGCAAATGGCGACGTAGGAAAGCTGTGGACAGAATTGTCCACAGCAATGAAGGCAAATAACGGAAACGGAACCACAGAATGTAATCAAGTGGACAGTGGCAGAACTCCCACTGACCCTGAAAAGAGGGCATGCAACCATCTTACCTTAGGTTTTAACAAACTGAAGGATTCTTCATCGAATGGTGGACAGTACGAACTTCTGTCCAACCCACTGTtgagacaaacagtgggttgttttcttcttaaagaatatgcaaaaaaaatgaaagaagactCTAAATGTGTTATCACTTCTGGTTTAAAGAAAGCATTCAAGAAGTGGAATGAAAACATTACTAAAACTGGATGCACGGGCGATAGCCCGTGCATTGAATGTGAATGGAATGATGACAGCATTAACAATTGCCCAACTGCCACAAATGGCGGCACAGAGGAGGTAGAAAAGAAGTTAAATGCACTTGAAAACGACATGAAAACCACTGCAACTAACACccagaacaaaataaacgacACGAAGACCTTATGTCaacaactccaatgtgctgCCCCCAAATGGTTCCAAAACCAAATGATCAACACAGCAGGAACGAATAGTGGTACTGCTAATAagaagacttgg tgtgaatTTTGGGAGAAGGGCGTCGGGGAAGTCCTGAAGGAAATGTTCGAGAAGATCGCCTCAGAAGGACAGAACAAAGAAAGGCCAATCACTATTAACGCAATATGCCGAGGCTTcggtgatggtaatgaacatagtgttgaaagaaaagcttgtaatcacATCGTGGCGGGACTACagcacattaaaaaaattacaactaGTACTGCTTCGTCTAATGATCAAAACAAGCAACTGCTTGAACaagcagttggttgtattgctcttaacctttatgctgatcaaataattaaaaagtcGGAAGGgaaatgtcccattgatgaatctaaaataaaaaaaatgttcgatGCTTGGAATGGAAgtaatattaatttttcgtCTTGGACTTCGTGTTCAACTGGGGATAATAGTTGTTTTGAGTGTGGAAGACATccaaattttaatggttGCGAACTAAGTGTTTCCAGCTCTTTGTTTAATACACCATCATcaacacaaaatggaacttGCAAAACTGACGAAACTAAAGTGACGACTCAAATTGGCGGTCTCCTCAACGAAGAGAACAAGATCCCCCAAGTGAATAAAACATTATCcaccataaataaaatggactcTTTCTGTAGTAAAATGcaatgtgcagcaaaacaGTACTACTCCAAAAAAATCAAGCCTCGTGGAAAAAGCACCGATGTGTCTTGGG